A genomic segment from Luteolibacter ambystomatis encodes:
- a CDS encoding NPCBM/NEW2 domain-containing protein: MIRSIALFTSLSTLSSIAAVPVTDDDMVMATQSYGELRRDASVDGKPLVLAGKTYSSGLGSHATSEIPVSVPEGTSRFTGAVGVDDAAGVGKGSVKFRILSGNAVLWESPRMKAGDAPAAFDIPVSSALHRKLYLQADDLEDRDFDHADWVDLAWVTGEGIAAKKAEVLDGAAFGLKPGVQDDQTAAMRKAVQALREAPGSTLKLAKGEYHFHATGALQRHFHISNHEQPEWHPVSIPLVDLQGATLDGQGSTFIFHGDLQPMLIQDSVKVTVKGIGIDYSIPHHSQGVITKVEGDAYELDVDQKKFPHEIRSGWFFFTGEGWGRADAGIGIIFDGKTRNIVAGTSDYTYKGPLTELSPGHYRIAKNIGKDGIKAGDVITFRQNIWVSRPHPAVTLYRAKDTTLDHVAIHSSQGMGVLAQRSENIRLTGGGVFPRKETGRYFSTNADATHFSNCKGEVIAENGLYEGMMDDAINVHATCLRIEEKVDARTLRCKFIHNQAFGFETFLPGETLQFIQAKWLTPRDPRKVVSVRRTGEDSLIITLDSDVPADLGKGDAVENVDWFPAVVFRGNLVHKNRARGSLFTTPKPVLVENNRFEDIAGSAILLAGDANGWYESGACHDVVIRKNIFKDNLTSRFQFTEGLISCYPELPDLKGQTEYYHRNVKIEDNTFETFDVPLLFAISTQGITFRGNKVAYNDKFPSWKKAPFILNRCDQVDISNNTVTRGGKPVKWSATDVKTNLCPPDAVKVK, encoded by the coding sequence ATGATTCGTTCCATTGCACTCTTCACCAGCCTCAGCACCCTGTCATCCATCGCCGCCGTTCCAGTGACGGATGATGACATGGTCATGGCCACCCAGTCGTATGGCGAACTCCGCCGTGATGCCAGTGTGGATGGCAAGCCGCTCGTGCTTGCCGGAAAAACCTATTCCTCCGGTCTCGGCAGCCATGCCACCTCGGAGATTCCCGTCAGCGTGCCTGAGGGAACGTCGCGCTTCACCGGTGCGGTCGGAGTGGACGATGCGGCGGGAGTGGGGAAAGGTTCGGTGAAGTTCCGCATCCTGTCCGGCAATGCCGTGCTGTGGGAGTCTCCGCGGATGAAGGCGGGCGATGCTCCGGCGGCGTTCGATATTCCGGTTTCCTCCGCCTTGCACAGAAAGCTCTATCTGCAGGCGGACGATCTCGAGGACCGTGATTTCGATCACGCCGATTGGGTGGATCTGGCGTGGGTGACTGGCGAGGGGATTGCGGCGAAAAAGGCGGAGGTGCTCGATGGCGCGGCGTTCGGGCTGAAGCCCGGCGTGCAGGATGACCAGACGGCCGCCATGCGAAAGGCGGTGCAGGCCTTGCGCGAGGCTCCCGGTTCCACGCTGAAGCTGGCGAAAGGCGAATACCACTTCCACGCCACTGGTGCGCTCCAGCGCCATTTTCACATCTCGAACCACGAGCAGCCGGAGTGGCATCCCGTCAGCATCCCCTTGGTCGATCTTCAAGGTGCCACGCTCGATGGCCAGGGCTCCACCTTCATTTTCCACGGCGATCTCCAGCCGATGCTCATCCAGGACAGCGTGAAGGTGACCGTGAAGGGGATCGGTATCGACTACTCGATTCCGCATCATTCACAGGGCGTCATCACCAAGGTCGAGGGCGATGCCTATGAACTGGATGTGGACCAGAAAAAGTTCCCGCACGAGATCCGAAGCGGCTGGTTCTTCTTCACCGGCGAGGGATGGGGCAGGGCCGACGCGGGCATCGGCATCATTTTTGATGGCAAGACCCGCAACATCGTCGCGGGCACCAGCGACTACACCTACAAGGGTCCGTTGACGGAACTGTCTCCCGGCCACTACCGGATCGCGAAGAACATCGGCAAGGATGGCATCAAGGCCGGTGACGTCATCACCTTCCGCCAGAACATCTGGGTCAGCCGTCCGCATCCGGCGGTAACGCTCTACCGTGCGAAGGACACCACGCTCGATCATGTGGCCATCCATTCCTCCCAGGGCATGGGCGTGCTCGCCCAGCGCAGCGAGAACATCCGTCTCACCGGTGGCGGCGTGTTTCCACGGAAGGAAACCGGCCGCTACTTCAGCACCAATGCGGATGCCACCCACTTCTCGAACTGCAAGGGCGAGGTGATCGCGGAAAACGGTCTCTACGAGGGCATGATGGATGATGCGATCAACGTTCACGCCACCTGCCTGCGCATCGAGGAGAAGGTGGATGCCCGCACGCTGCGCTGCAAATTCATCCACAACCAGGCGTTCGGTTTCGAAACCTTCCTACCGGGCGAAACGCTCCAGTTCATCCAAGCGAAGTGGCTGACACCCCGCGACCCGCGCAAGGTGGTCTCGGTCCGTCGCACCGGTGAGGACAGCCTCATCATCACGCTCGACTCGGACGTTCCTGCCGATCTCGGCAAGGGTGATGCGGTGGAGAATGTGGATTGGTTCCCGGCTGTCGTTTTCCGCGGTAATCTCGTTCACAAGAACCGCGCGCGTGGCTCGCTTTTCACCACGCCGAAGCCGGTGTTGGTGGAAAACAACCGCTTCGAGGACATCGCCGGTTCCGCCATCCTGCTCGCGGGTGATGCCAACGGTTGGTATGAGAGTGGCGCCTGCCACGACGTGGTGATCCGGAAGAATATCTTCAAGGACAACCTCACCTCCCGCTTCCAGTTCACCGAGGGACTGATCTCGTGCTATCCGGAACTGCCGGACCTCAAGGGACAGACGGAGTACTATCACCGCAACGTGAAGATCGAGGACAACACTTTCGAAACCTTCGACGTGCCGCTTCTTTTCGCGATTTCCACCCAAGGCATCACCTTCCGTGGCAACAAGGTCGCCTACAACGACAAGTTCCCGTCATGGAAGAAGGCTCCCTTCATCCTCAACCGCTGCGACCAAGTGGACATCTCGAACAACACCGTCACCCGCGGGGGCAAGCCGGTGAAGTGGTCCGCTACCGATGTGAAGACGAATCTGTGTCCACCCGATGCGGTGAAGGTGAAGTAA
- a CDS encoding glycosyl hydrolase family 95 catalytic domain-containing protein, translating to MKLPLVATLLASFLSSFAGEIAPSQNPTALMPRHGTVMIQPAKRWEDGLAAGNGTMGAMLYGHPEKDTLLVNHSKLWLPVGSREVLPNGGDILSEMRRIIGEKGYGEGQKFFLEKAREGGWGGELVWTDAFHPGFFVDIGQAQPGEVKDFARVEDFSAGETWVQWKNDDGAFERRMFVSRTDNTLVTTTTGPKGKVSLTVRMQKVNSPLIESTVEHSTDWITCHNVYVKGKGGYEGAIRVISEGGKRTSNGSSVTITGADSVTLLVRILPWRTPLPESQAWPNDPKNPDFTGPERKVARSTVQIPGKAYNPEWMTALKADLQSMPTDYSTLFKPHTAAWSALFNRASIDLGGTAGERGLPSELLLDKAQQEKRLSPALLERMYDAGRYVFMCAAGPETPPNLFGIWTGTWKPAWSGDYTTDTNLQLDTELAYSANLAECMTGYYHLWDSYMPDLRRNAKSLYNCRGILIGSRSSNNGLALHWDKGWPGNLWTPGTSWMAHWYYDHFLYTGDREFLRSTAIPFMKDCALFWEDFLKGTEDNDGRRTFRPSYSAENGWGDNTSQDIEITHELLTNLIEGCELLGIESEGVVRWKALLAKLPPLLINDQGQLKEWSNPKQGEKNNHRHLMHLYGAFESQQFSRDRDPKLFEAAKVALNNRVNASQEDATHGYMHTGLAAVGLGMGDLAFSRIEEMAKRRSIYSNMVAAHFGGPRILCDDGNGATPEIVNRMFLQSRVGDLTLLPAVPKALPKGSLRGTRARGNIGVDELKWDLAAGTCEVTLSSTAKRELVVALPNDLGVSKMTIGGKEIPVTAQGVARTGAKVNIPAGSVKITVAFKK from the coding sequence ATGAAACTTCCACTCGTCGCTACGTTGCTGGCATCCTTCCTTTCCAGCTTTGCTGGCGAAATCGCGCCGTCACAAAATCCCACCGCACTCATGCCTCGCCACGGCACGGTGATGATCCAGCCCGCGAAGAGATGGGAGGATGGCCTGGCTGCCGGAAACGGCACCATGGGTGCCATGCTCTACGGTCATCCGGAAAAAGACACCCTGCTGGTGAACCACTCGAAGCTGTGGCTACCTGTCGGCTCGCGGGAAGTGCTCCCCAACGGAGGTGACATCCTCTCCGAGATGCGCCGGATCATCGGTGAAAAGGGTTATGGAGAGGGACAGAAATTCTTTCTCGAAAAAGCGCGCGAGGGGGGCTGGGGCGGCGAACTCGTATGGACGGATGCATTTCATCCGGGATTCTTCGTGGACATCGGACAAGCACAGCCGGGAGAGGTGAAGGATTTCGCCCGGGTGGAGGATTTTTCCGCCGGGGAAACCTGGGTGCAGTGGAAGAATGACGACGGGGCCTTCGAGCGCCGCATGTTCGTGTCGAGGACCGACAATACCCTCGTCACCACGACCACCGGCCCGAAAGGCAAAGTCTCATTGACGGTCCGGATGCAGAAGGTGAACAGCCCGCTCATCGAATCCACGGTCGAGCACTCAACGGATTGGATCACCTGTCACAACGTGTATGTGAAAGGCAAGGGTGGCTATGAGGGCGCGATCCGCGTGATCAGCGAGGGCGGCAAGCGCACCAGCAATGGCAGCTCCGTGACCATCACCGGCGCGGACTCGGTGACTCTGCTCGTCCGCATCCTGCCATGGCGCACGCCACTGCCTGAGAGCCAGGCATGGCCGAATGATCCGAAGAACCCGGATTTCACGGGCCCCGAACGGAAGGTCGCAAGAAGCACGGTCCAAATCCCCGGCAAAGCCTACAACCCGGAGTGGATGACCGCTCTGAAAGCGGATCTGCAATCGATGCCGACGGACTACTCCACCCTTTTCAAGCCTCACACGGCGGCATGGAGCGCGCTGTTCAACCGGGCCTCCATCGACCTCGGCGGCACAGCCGGGGAACGCGGACTACCTTCCGAACTGCTGCTGGACAAAGCCCAACAGGAAAAGCGCCTTTCCCCCGCCCTGCTGGAGCGGATGTATGACGCGGGCCGCTATGTCTTCATGTGCGCCGCCGGACCGGAAACACCGCCGAATCTCTTCGGTATCTGGACCGGGACGTGGAAGCCGGCATGGTCCGGCGACTACACCACGGACACCAATCTCCAACTCGACACGGAACTCGCCTACAGCGCGAATCTAGCCGAGTGCATGACCGGCTACTACCACCTCTGGGACAGCTACATGCCGGACCTCCGCCGCAATGCGAAGTCCCTCTACAACTGCCGCGGCATCCTGATCGGCAGCCGCTCGTCCAACAATGGCCTCGCCCTGCATTGGGACAAGGGCTGGCCGGGCAATCTGTGGACTCCCGGCACAAGCTGGATGGCGCATTGGTACTACGACCACTTCCTCTACACCGGAGACCGCGAGTTCCTGCGCAGCACCGCCATTCCCTTCATGAAGGATTGCGCGTTGTTCTGGGAAGACTTCCTCAAAGGCACGGAAGACAACGACGGCCGCCGCACCTTCCGTCCATCCTACTCCGCTGAGAACGGCTGGGGAGACAACACCAGCCAGGACATCGAGATCACCCACGAGCTGCTGACCAATCTCATCGAAGGCTGCGAGTTGCTCGGCATCGAAAGCGAAGGGGTTGTGCGATGGAAGGCACTGCTCGCGAAACTGCCGCCCCTGCTCATCAATGACCAGGGCCAGCTCAAGGAATGGTCGAACCCGAAGCAGGGTGAAAAAAACAATCATCGCCACCTGATGCATCTCTACGGAGCCTTCGAGAGCCAGCAGTTCAGCCGGGACCGCGATCCGAAACTCTTCGAAGCCGCAAAGGTCGCACTGAACAACCGCGTCAATGCCAGCCAGGAAGACGCCACCCACGGCTACATGCACACCGGATTGGCGGCGGTCGGCCTTGGAATGGGCGATCTGGCCTTTTCACGCATCGAAGAAATGGCAAAGCGCCGCTCGATTTATTCCAACATGGTCGCCGCACACTTCGGGGGTCCCCGCATCCTCTGCGACGATGGAAACGGTGCGACGCCGGAGATCGTGAACCGCATGTTCCTTCAATCCCGCGTCGGCGACCTCACGCTCCTTCCCGCGGTTCCAAAGGCACTGCCGAAGGGATCGCTGAGGGGAACACGCGCCCGTGGAAACATCGGCGTGGATGAGTTGAAATGGGATCTGGCCGCAGGCACCTGCGAAGTCACCCTGTCATCCACTGCAAAGCGGGAACTGGTGGTCGCGCTGCCGAACGATCTGGGCGTTTCGAAGATGACCATCGGAGGCAAGGAGATACCGGTGACTGCACAAGGCGTCGCACGAACCGGAGCGAAAGTGAACATACCCGCTGGATCGGTGAAGATCACCGTGGCGTTCAAAAAGTAG
- a CDS encoding substrate-binding domain-containing protein, translated as MYLHNSSISTSPLVQDAGAAGSHTRSGRRPVMLVALGIHDPALLDGITDWARGNEWDVDLSCVRHGQLPPPSGFDGVLATVNNQKVANWLSRLECPVVRMLDASFPKLARATASFPIVNYDAEGAGRLGAEHLLTVGRPTFVFCRLSSGADSLATKRGFVRAIRESGREPVVLDFMKDHPELSRNHATPRDLCREWMISKLQALPMPVAIMADDDRCALDLVAAARSIGLSVPGDLAILGSQNQRHLLSVSPVEISSVDVNLREVGRAAAGLLADLVGVSRKKPSRPLLVAPVQVDARASTSLYIGPHRGVRRAMSFIRENFAEPLTVADVAKQAGLTPRGLQKALLQEAGLTLVKEITRLRLEAAMRLLGETTCNLNEIAERTGLGDAKNLCRLFQRYHGVTPRKWRDGKRQSLESMAAS; from the coding sequence ATGTACCTCCATAACTCCTCCATTTCCACCTCTCCGCTCGTCCAGGACGCGGGTGCCGCAGGGTCCCATACCCGCAGTGGCCGCCGTCCGGTGATGTTGGTCGCGCTCGGCATCCATGATCCCGCCCTGCTGGACGGCATCACGGACTGGGCCCGCGGCAACGAGTGGGATGTCGATCTCTCTTGTGTCCGCCACGGGCAACTGCCGCCTCCATCCGGATTCGATGGCGTGCTGGCCACCGTGAACAACCAGAAGGTGGCCAACTGGCTTTCCCGTCTGGAGTGTCCGGTGGTGCGGATGCTGGATGCTTCCTTTCCGAAGCTCGCCCGCGCCACGGCCTCCTTCCCCATCGTGAACTATGATGCCGAAGGAGCGGGCCGTCTGGGTGCCGAGCATCTCTTGACCGTGGGTCGCCCGACCTTCGTTTTCTGCCGGCTTTCCTCCGGAGCGGATTCTCTCGCGACCAAGCGCGGCTTCGTCCGGGCGATCCGTGAGTCCGGACGTGAACCGGTGGTGCTCGATTTCATGAAGGACCATCCGGAGCTTTCCCGGAACCACGCCACCCCGCGCGACCTGTGCCGCGAGTGGATGATCTCGAAGCTCCAGGCGCTGCCGATGCCGGTGGCGATCATGGCGGACGACGATCGCTGCGCCTTGGATCTCGTGGCCGCGGCACGCAGCATCGGACTGAGCGTGCCGGGGGATCTCGCGATTCTCGGCAGCCAGAACCAACGCCATCTTCTCAGCGTCTCTCCGGTGGAGATTTCGTCGGTGGATGTGAATCTCCGTGAAGTGGGGCGTGCCGCCGCAGGCTTGTTGGCGGATCTTGTGGGCGTAAGCCGGAAGAAGCCGTCCCGCCCGCTGCTGGTGGCACCGGTGCAGGTGGATGCACGCGCTTCCACCTCGCTTTACATCGGGCCGCATCGCGGTGTGCGCCGCGCGATGAGCTTCATCCGCGAGAATTTCGCCGAGCCGCTCACCGTGGCGGATGTGGCGAAGCAGGCCGGACTCACTCCGCGCGGCCTCCAGAAGGCGCTGCTGCAGGAAGCCGGGCTCACGCTGGTGAAGGAGATCACCCGCCTGCGTCTGGAAGCCGCCATGCGGCTGCTCGGCGAGACCACCTGCAATCTCAATGAGATCGCGGAACGCACCGGCCTAGGCGATGCGAAGAATCTTTGCCGCCTCTTCCAGCGCTACCACGGCGTGACCCCGCGCAAGTGGCGCGATGGCAAGCGCCAGAGCCTCGAAAGCATGGCTGCGTCCTGA
- a CDS encoding beta-galactosidase, translated as MSTTLFKRLMPAVLAAGMFTSTIQAAPVAAKHTFSIGDEAFLLDGKPFVIRTGEMHFARVPKEYWRHRLQLLKAMGMNAVCAYLFWNYHEWEPGTYNWEGQADAAEFCRIAQEEGLWVVLRPGPYVCAEWDGGGLPWWLLKNDKIQLRTRDADFMKAATSWYQEVGRVLGPLQITKGGPILMAQVENEYGSYGKDAEYIGDLKKTLTTAGFDIPFFACNPAGDLRNGARADLFNVVNFGRDPEGAFKKLREIQPKGPLMCGEYYPGWFDTWGSPHHKGETDRYIKELESMLKAKASFSLYMAHGGTTPGMWPGTDRPFKPDTNSYDYDAPISEAGWTGDKFNRTRELMGRYLGEGEKLPEPPAPLPVTSLPEITFTQTAPVFDNLPEAIADCDVKPMENYDQGHGSILYRTELPAGPAITLKAGQVHDFAWVFIDGKKVGFMDRRTRSYSVKLPAREKAGRLDILVEAMGHVNFGKEVHDRKGLQDGVMLAEANGNTMPLPGSWKVFPLRQDDKQLASLKWKQGPEEGPSFWKATFPVAKPADTFLDLSTWGKGVIWVNGHCLSRFWNIGPTQTAFLPGAWLKKEGNEIVILDLLGPSKPVISGLEKPILDQLRPELDFANQATAYGKLALDGVTPVHSGSFAPGGDAQQVKLAAPATGRQFCIESENAHDGKQFAAIAELDLLDPAGNSVSHQTWTIAYADSEEKKAEDGSATNAIDGQSANFWHTQWKDSQPSQPHRLVIDLGASATIGGFRYTPRQGSGNEGGRIKDYRIYVGDALVK; from the coding sequence ATGTCGACAACCCTCTTCAAACGATTGATGCCCGCTGTCCTTGCGGCCGGCATGTTCACCTCCACCATCCAGGCCGCGCCTGTTGCGGCGAAACACACGTTCTCCATCGGTGACGAGGCTTTCCTTCTGGATGGCAAGCCGTTCGTGATTCGCACCGGTGAGATGCACTTCGCCCGCGTGCCGAAGGAATACTGGCGGCACCGTCTGCAACTCCTGAAGGCGATGGGGATGAACGCCGTGTGCGCCTACCTGTTCTGGAACTATCACGAATGGGAACCGGGCACATACAACTGGGAGGGACAGGCGGACGCCGCGGAATTCTGCCGCATTGCCCAGGAGGAAGGCCTGTGGGTGGTGCTCCGGCCCGGTCCGTATGTCTGTGCGGAATGGGATGGGGGCGGCCTGCCGTGGTGGCTGCTGAAAAATGACAAGATCCAGCTCCGCACCCGTGACGCGGACTTCATGAAGGCGGCGACCAGTTGGTATCAGGAGGTCGGCCGCGTGCTCGGCCCGCTCCAGATCACCAAGGGCGGACCGATCTTGATGGCCCAGGTGGAGAATGAATACGGCTCCTACGGCAAGGACGCGGAGTACATCGGTGATCTGAAAAAGACGCTCACCACCGCGGGCTTCGACATCCCGTTCTTCGCCTGCAATCCCGCCGGCGATCTCCGCAATGGCGCGCGAGCGGATCTCTTCAACGTGGTGAACTTCGGCCGCGATCCCGAGGGAGCCTTCAAGAAGCTCCGCGAAATCCAACCGAAGGGACCGCTGATGTGCGGCGAGTACTATCCCGGTTGGTTCGATACCTGGGGCAGCCCGCATCACAAGGGCGAGACCGACCGCTACATCAAGGAACTGGAAAGCATGCTGAAGGCGAAGGCATCCTTCAGCCTCTATATGGCCCACGGCGGCACCACGCCGGGCATGTGGCCCGGCACCGACCGCCCGTTCAAACCGGACACGAACAGCTATGACTACGATGCACCGATCAGCGAAGCAGGCTGGACCGGCGACAAGTTCAACCGCACCCGCGAGTTGATGGGCCGCTACCTCGGCGAGGGCGAAAAACTTCCCGAGCCCCCCGCTCCGCTGCCCGTGACCTCGCTTCCCGAAATCACCTTCACGCAGACCGCGCCGGTCTTCGACAACCTGCCGGAAGCCATCGCGGACTGCGACGTGAAGCCGATGGAAAACTACGACCAGGGTCACGGCAGCATCCTCTACCGGACCGAGTTGCCAGCCGGACCGGCCATCACATTGAAGGCCGGGCAGGTGCACGACTTCGCCTGGGTGTTCATCGATGGGAAGAAGGTCGGCTTCATGGACCGCCGCACCCGCAGTTACTCGGTGAAGCTCCCGGCCCGCGAAAAAGCCGGGCGTCTCGATATTCTGGTCGAGGCGATGGGGCACGTGAACTTCGGCAAGGAAGTTCACGACCGGAAGGGCCTTCAGGATGGCGTGATGCTCGCCGAGGCCAATGGCAACACCATGCCCCTGCCCGGCTCATGGAAGGTCTTCCCGCTGCGGCAGGATGACAAACAGCTCGCCAGCCTGAAATGGAAGCAGGGTCCGGAGGAAGGCCCGTCGTTCTGGAAAGCCACATTCCCCGTGGCAAAGCCCGCTGATACTTTCCTGGATCTCTCGACCTGGGGCAAAGGAGTGATCTGGGTGAACGGCCACTGCCTGTCCCGCTTCTGGAACATCGGACCGACCCAAACCGCCTTCCTGCCCGGAGCGTGGCTCAAGAAGGAAGGCAACGAGATCGTGATCCTCGATCTGCTCGGCCCATCCAAGCCGGTGATCTCCGGATTGGAAAAACCCATCCTCGACCAGCTCCGCCCCGAACTCGATTTCGCCAATCAGGCCACCGCCTATGGCAAGCTCGCACTCGATGGCGTGACGCCGGTGCATTCCGGTAGCTTCGCGCCCGGTGGAGACGCCCAGCAGGTGAAGCTCGCCGCCCCGGCCACCGGCAGGCAATTCTGCATCGAGAGCGAAAATGCTCACGATGGAAAGCAGTTCGCGGCCATCGCCGAACTGGACCTTCTCGATCCTGCGGGCAATTCGGTTTCGCACCAGACGTGGACGATCGCCTACGCGGACAGTGAGGAAAAGAAAGCCGAGGATGGCTCCGCCACCAACGCCATCGACGGCCAGTCCGCCAACTTCTGGCACACCCAGTGGAAGGACTCTCAACCCTCCCAGCCCCACCGGCTTGTCATCGATCTGGGCGCCTCCGCCACCATCGGCGGCTTCCGCTACACGCCGCGCCAAGGCTCCGGAAATGAAGGCGGACGCATCAAGGACTACCGGATCTATGTCGGCGACGCGCTGGTGAAGTAA
- a CDS encoding L,D-transpeptidase encodes MKALRMLALAGLASSMALFTSCSTTTGGSGLAAYHAYDRPTKLPKNPSAVRVKVSLSKQVAYVMEGNDPLLVMPVSVGAPGTSTPSGSFTIYNKEQFHRANTHGYAYSGNQVKQTFLAKKPAGWSFKGTPMPYWCEFKANYGFHTGWLKHHPCTHGCIRMHENLAPKFFRLVKVGTPVNISYSQPEDSTLGNISLPPDSGPLPDYAGSMYTGDGYFSQHKKPVYN; translated from the coding sequence ATGAAAGCACTCCGCATGCTCGCGCTGGCGGGCCTCGCCTCGTCGATGGCCCTCTTCACCTCCTGTTCGACCACCACTGGTGGCAGCGGCCTGGCCGCCTATCACGCCTACGACCGTCCGACGAAGCTCCCGAAGAACCCGTCCGCCGTGAGGGTCAAGGTTTCGCTCAGCAAGCAGGTGGCGTACGTGATGGAGGGCAATGATCCGCTGCTGGTGATGCCGGTGTCCGTGGGAGCGCCCGGCACCTCCACTCCGTCCGGTTCCTTCACCATCTACAACAAGGAGCAGTTCCATCGCGCGAATACCCACGGCTATGCCTACAGCGGCAACCAGGTGAAGCAGACGTTCCTGGCGAAGAAACCCGCCGGCTGGTCCTTCAAAGGCACGCCGATGCCCTACTGGTGCGAATTCAAGGCCAACTACGGCTTCCACACCGGCTGGCTGAAGCACCATCCCTGCACTCATGGCTGCATCCGCATGCATGAGAACCTCGCGCCGAAATTCTTCCGCCTCGTGAAGGTCGGCACGCCGGTGAATATCTCTTACTCGCAGCCGGAGGACTCCACCCTCGGCAATATTTCCCTGCCGCCGGATTCCGGCCCGCTGCCGGACTATGCGGGGTCGATGTACACCGGTGACGGCTACTTCAGCCAGCACAAGAAGCCGGTCTACAACTGA
- a CDS encoding 4a-hydroxytetrahydrobiopterin dehydratase, translating into MSDLLEDEDLSVALKKCPEWEHEKNAITRTVEFEEFMDAIDFVNDLAEIAEEAQHHPDIVIRYTKVSLKLTTHDAGGITDLDIELAQRIDNLVD; encoded by the coding sequence ATGTCAGACCTGCTCGAAGACGAGGACCTTTCCGTCGCCCTCAAAAAGTGCCCCGAGTGGGAGCACGAGAAAAACGCGATCACCCGCACCGTCGAGTTCGAGGAATTCATGGACGCCATCGACTTCGTCAACGATCTCGCCGAGATCGCCGAGGAAGCGCAGCACCACCCGGACATCGTGATCCGCTACACCAAGGTTTCGCTGAAGCTGACCACCCACGATGCCGGTGGCATCACCGATCTGGACATCGAGCTCGCCCAGCGCATCGACAATCTCGTGGACTGA
- a CDS encoding AraC family transcriptional regulator, with amino-acid sequence MTNPETPSFVSTQVTEARRFYLDLNPHPDAPLAVVCGGWEQCAPDYRVSREDFPYCCLEFVADGYGEVTTGGNKHELRRGIAFTYGPGCSHLITTERKRPLSKYFIDFSGHGALALLESCGIAPGAILEAGDPARIESALSRLIDAGSTPSTNQTRIAVLQLESLLLELTDHRIAAPGQTQSYQTYLRCRDYIDAHYFTLNTAEEVATACHVDPAYLARLFARHARESPYRYLLHRKMTHAADLLDSGRRIVREVASDLGMDPFHFSRVFKRTLGVSPSDFANRREVKVK; translated from the coding sequence ATGACCAATCCCGAAACCCCATCATTCGTCTCCACCCAGGTGACGGAGGCGCGCCGGTTCTATCTGGACTTGAATCCCCATCCGGACGCGCCCCTCGCGGTGGTCTGTGGCGGGTGGGAGCAATGCGCGCCGGACTACCGTGTGTCCCGTGAGGATTTCCCATACTGCTGCCTCGAGTTCGTGGCAGACGGCTATGGCGAGGTCACCACCGGTGGAAACAAACATGAGCTGCGCCGCGGCATCGCCTTCACCTACGGCCCCGGTTGCTCCCACCTCATCACCACGGAGCGCAAGCGGCCGCTTTCAAAGTACTTCATCGACTTCTCGGGACACGGCGCATTGGCGTTGCTGGAATCGTGCGGCATTGCCCCGGGAGCCATCCTTGAGGCCGGAGATCCGGCACGCATCGAATCCGCTCTTTCCCGCCTGATCGATGCCGGCAGCACCCCCAGCACGAACCAGACTCGGATCGCCGTGCTGCAGTTGGAAAGCCTGCTGCTGGAACTGACCGATCACCGCATTGCCGCTCCTGGTCAAACCCAATCCTACCAGACCTACCTGCGCTGCCGGGACTACATCGACGCGCACTATTTCACGCTCAATACCGCCGAGGAAGTGGCCACGGCCTGCCATGTGGACCCCGCGTATCTTGCCCGCCTCTTCGCCCGTCACGCCCGCGAGTCCCCCTACCGCTACCTGCTGCATCGCAAGATGACCCACGCCGCCGATTTGCTGGACAGCGGCCGCCGCATCGTCCGTGAGGTGGCCAGCGACCTCGGCATGGACCCGTTCCATTTCTCCCGCGTCTTCAAGCGCACGTTGGGCGTCAGCCCGTCCGACTTCGCCAACCGCCGCGAGGTGAAGGTGAAGTGA